In Metopolophium dirhodum isolate CAU chromosome 7, ASM1992520v1, whole genome shotgun sequence, one genomic interval encodes:
- the LOC132948455 gene encoding protein charybde-like isoform X2 yields the protein MEVVPPYYIQPSYPVHSTLGILKLEDIESETSAFMALHQRLEEELRAAKRAQLSCGEVLLPPDLLHRIAHDVLKMAESEPCGLRGCTLYLNFEGEQECRKIGTIKCDTNTVSTFELFLTLKQNPRNAWSLIPLFIRNFTSGGTIVIDHEFTIEKRKLYRSFLE from the exons atggAAGTCGTACCTCCGTATTACATACAACCGTCATACCCGGTCCATTCCACTCTcg GAATCTTAAAATTGGAGGACATCGAATCGGAAACCAGCGCGTTTATGGCATTACACCAACGGCTTGAAGAAGAACTTCGAGCCGCCAAGCGTGCTCAACTGTCGTGCGGCGAAGTCTTGTTGCCGCCCGACTTGCTCCACCGGATAGCTCATGACGTTCTCAAAATGGCTGAAAGCGAACCCTGTGGTCTCAG AGGATGCACTTTGTACCTGAATTTCGAAGGTGAACAAGAATGCCGGAAAATCGGCACGATCAAATGCGACACTAACACAGTGTCCACTTTTGAGTTGTTCCTCACGCTTAAACAAAACCCTAGAAATGCGTGGTCGCTCATTCCATTATTCATTAG GAATTTTACAAGCGGCGGCACAATTGTGATCGATCACGAATTCACAATAGAAAAACGGAAGCTGTATAGGTCTTTTTTAGAATAA